A single region of the Aeromonas hydrophila subsp. hydrophila ATCC 7966 genome encodes:
- a CDS encoding DUF1615 domain-containing protein — protein sequence MPCLSASGYPLRGPGRLIHREAFMSHLIVCRHYLAPLLAPLLLAACASEPVSQGDASKPGSAAVTGPAIARPAPLPKAQVPRAPASMQSRIVRLLPARTVDRNGWAQDIVTALAKQDLAVTDENVCSVLAVAEQESTFQADPVVPGLGKIAWKEINARAGKLLIPEFVVRTALSINSPTGKTYAERIDKLRTEREMSEIFEDMIGEVPMGKTLFGNMNPVRTGGPMQVSIAFAEANSDGYPYPIKESIRHEVFSRRGGIWFGTRHLLNYPAQYPDHLYRYADFNAGWYASRNAAFQAAVSRLSGKPLALDGDLIRYDSELPGKTELAVHTIAGQLSMSTQAIHQSLKLGDTSEFAQSDLYHRVFVLADRKAGSRLPRAVLPGISLKSPKITRNLTTAWFAKRVQWRQQTCLKRLGSL from the coding sequence ATGCCCTGCCTGTCTGCGTCCGGATACCCTTTGCGGGGGCCGGGACGCCTCATCCACCGGGAAGCATTCATGTCTCATCTCATCGTCTGTCGTCATTATCTGGCCCCGCTGCTGGCCCCCTTGCTGCTGGCCGCCTGTGCCAGTGAACCCGTCAGTCAGGGCGATGCCAGCAAGCCTGGCAGCGCTGCCGTCACCGGGCCGGCCATCGCCAGGCCCGCCCCGCTGCCCAAAGCCCAGGTCCCCCGGGCGCCCGCCAGCATGCAGTCGCGCATCGTGCGGCTGCTGCCGGCCCGCACCGTGGATCGCAACGGCTGGGCCCAGGATATCGTCACCGCCCTCGCCAAACAGGATCTGGCGGTGACCGACGAGAACGTCTGCTCCGTGCTGGCGGTGGCGGAGCAGGAGTCCACCTTTCAGGCCGACCCCGTGGTGCCGGGCCTTGGCAAGATCGCCTGGAAGGAGATCAACGCCCGCGCCGGCAAGCTGCTGATCCCCGAGTTCGTGGTGCGCACCGCGCTCTCCATCAACTCGCCCACCGGCAAAACTTACGCCGAGCGCATCGACAAGTTGCGCACCGAGCGGGAGATGAGCGAGATCTTCGAGGACATGATAGGGGAGGTGCCCATGGGCAAGACCCTGTTCGGCAACATGAACCCGGTACGCACCGGCGGCCCCATGCAGGTGAGCATCGCCTTTGCCGAGGCCAACAGCGACGGCTATCCCTATCCGATCAAGGAGTCCATTCGCCACGAGGTGTTCAGTCGCCGTGGCGGCATCTGGTTCGGCACCCGTCACCTGCTCAACTACCCGGCCCAGTATCCGGATCACCTCTACCGCTATGCCGACTTCAATGCCGGCTGGTATGCGAGTCGCAACGCCGCCTTCCAGGCGGCGGTGAGCCGGTTGAGCGGCAAGCCGCTGGCGCTGGATGGGGATCTCATTCGCTACGACTCCGAGCTGCCGGGCAAGACCGAACTGGCGGTGCATACCATCGCCGGCCAGCTCAGCATGAGCACGCAGGCCATCCACCAGAGCCTGAAGCTCGGCGACACCAGCGAGTTTGCCCAAAGCGATCTCTATCACAGGGTCTTCGTGCTGGCCGATCGCAAGGCGGGCAGCCGGCTGCCCCGCGCCGTGCTGCCGGGGATCTCGCTCAAGAGCCCCAAGATCACCCGCAACCTCACCACCGCCTGGTTTGCCAAGCGAGTGCAGTGGCGCCAGCAAACCTGCCTGAAGCGGCTGGGGTCGCTGTAA
- the leuA gene encoding 2-isopropylmalate synthase: protein MSFDHRKYRRAPVINLADRQWPNRVLERAPLWCAVDLRDGNQALVEPMTVAQKLQMWALMVHIGFKHIEVGFPAASQPDFDFVRELIDRNLIPDDVTIQVLVQAREDLIARTFEALKGAKRAIVHVYNSVNPTQRNYVFNSGREGVKAIAVQGARWVREYAARNSGTEWSFQYSPESFSCTEVEFAVEVCDAVIDQWRPAARPMILNLPATVEVSTPNVFADQVEWFCRHLKARPEVSISIHTHNDRGCGVAAAELAVLAGADRIEGTLLGNGERTGNMDIVTMAMNLYSQGIDPELNLADMDAIVATVGACTQIALHPRHPYAGELVYTAFSGSHQDAIRKSLAAEKPDHYWDVAYLPIDPADLGRSYEAVIRINSQSGKGGVTYLLERDLGLQLPRWLQIDFSRRVQAEAEASSSEISPEQIRSLFERHYLEPAHGYRIGRFQLGRDSQESLRLELQTPTGSLQLSGEGEGAITALVNGWQRQTGMHIDVLDYSEHALSAGTESRAAAYVLLSVDGTRTCGVAIGRDVVSASLQAVINGAAQIEALRQSA, encoded by the coding sequence ATGAGCTTCGATCATCGCAAATACCGCCGTGCCCCCGTCATCAATCTGGCGGATCGCCAGTGGCCCAACCGGGTGCTGGAGCGGGCGCCGCTCTGGTGCGCCGTGGATCTGCGCGACGGCAACCAGGCGCTGGTCGAGCCGATGACGGTGGCGCAGAAGCTGCAGATGTGGGCGCTGATGGTGCACATCGGCTTCAAGCACATCGAGGTGGGCTTTCCGGCCGCCTCTCAGCCCGATTTTGACTTCGTGCGCGAGCTTATCGATCGCAATCTCATTCCGGACGACGTCACCATCCAGGTGTTGGTACAGGCGCGCGAAGATCTGATAGCCCGCACCTTCGAGGCCCTCAAGGGGGCCAAGCGGGCCATCGTCCACGTCTACAACTCGGTCAACCCGACCCAGCGCAACTATGTGTTCAACTCAGGGCGCGAAGGGGTCAAGGCCATCGCCGTGCAGGGGGCGCGTTGGGTGCGGGAGTATGCGGCCCGCAATTCGGGCACCGAGTGGAGTTTTCAGTACTCGCCGGAGAGTTTCAGCTGCACCGAGGTGGAGTTCGCCGTCGAGGTGTGTGACGCGGTGATCGACCAGTGGCGCCCGGCGGCCCGCCCGATGATCCTGAACCTGCCCGCCACCGTGGAGGTGAGCACCCCCAACGTGTTTGCCGATCAGGTGGAGTGGTTCTGCCGCCACCTCAAGGCGCGCCCCGAGGTGAGTATCTCCATCCATACCCACAACGATCGGGGCTGCGGGGTGGCCGCCGCCGAGTTGGCGGTGTTGGCGGGGGCGGATCGCATCGAGGGCACCCTGCTCGGCAACGGTGAGCGCACCGGCAACATGGACATCGTCACCATGGCCATGAACCTCTACAGCCAGGGGATCGACCCCGAGCTCAACCTGGCGGACATGGATGCCATCGTCGCCACCGTGGGAGCCTGCACCCAGATTGCCCTGCACCCGCGCCACCCCTATGCCGGCGAGCTGGTCTACACGGCGTTTTCCGGCAGCCACCAGGACGCCATCCGCAAATCCCTGGCGGCGGAGAAGCCGGATCACTACTGGGACGTGGCTTACCTGCCCATCGATCCTGCCGATCTCGGTCGCAGCTACGAGGCGGTGATCCGCATCAACAGCCAGTCCGGCAAGGGGGGCGTTACCTACCTGCTGGAGCGCGATCTTGGTCTGCAACTGCCGCGTTGGCTGCAAATTGACTTCAGCCGCCGGGTACAAGCCGAGGCTGAGGCGAGCAGCAGCGAGATAAGTCCGGAGCAGATCCGCTCCCTGTTCGAGCGTCACTATCTCGAACCCGCCCACGGCTATCGCATCGGTCGCTTCCAGCTCGGTCGCGACAGCCAGGAGAGCCTGCGCCTCGAACTGCAGACCCCGACCGGCTCGCTGCAGTTGAGCGGTGAAGGGGAGGGGGCCATCACGGCGCTGGTCAACGGCTGGCAGCGTCAGACCGGGATGCACATCGACGTGCTGGATTACTCCGAGCATGCCTTAAGCGCCGGCACCGAGTCCCGCGCCGCCGCCTACGTGCTGCTGAGTGTCGACGGGACCCGCACCTGCGGGGTGGCCATCGGCCGCGATGTGGTCAGCGCCTCCCTGCAGGCGGTGATCAATGGCGCCGCCCAGATAGAGGCGCTGCGCCAGAGCGCCTGA